One genomic window of Herpetosiphonaceae bacterium includes the following:
- a CDS encoding DUF1499 domain-containing protein gives MNIVIDLFPWEQIFVGSALSLIVTALAGVGSLLRRRRIGPAHRILLALFALGAILPWLIIPRFGARLRRSMETNIAATSEDADWPELRPRRYDRPLSEVADAASRAFAQLGWRQVGQDTGALAAEVPILRGIFTDDFRVTLTNEGQQTVVNARSSARVGTGDLGANRRHVVQFFIVLDQQLNAAAPQR, from the coding sequence ATGAACATCGTCATCGATCTCTTCCCCTGGGAGCAAATCTTTGTCGGCTCGGCCCTGAGCCTGATTGTCACGGCGCTCGCCGGGGTCGGGTCGCTGCTGCGCCGCCGTCGGATCGGGCCTGCTCACCGAATCTTGCTGGCGCTCTTTGCGCTCGGCGCGATCCTGCCGTGGCTGATCATCCCACGCTTTGGCGCGCGGCTCCGGCGCAGCATGGAGACGAACATTGCGGCTACCAGCGAGGATGCCGATTGGCCTGAGCTACGGCCGCGCCGCTACGATCGCCCGCTCTCCGAGGTTGCCGACGCAGCATCCCGCGCGTTCGCGCAGCTTGGCTGGCGGCAGGTCGGCCAGGATACCGGCGCGCTGGCGGCGGAGGTGCCGATTCTACGCGGCATCTTCACCGACGATTTTCGCGTCACGCTGACGAACGAGGGCCAGCAGACGGTGGTGAACGCGCGATCCAGCGCGCGCGTCGGGACGGGCGATTTAGGAGCCAATCGGCGGCACGTCGTGCAGTTCTTCATCGTGCTCGATCAGCAGCTCAACGCCGCAGCGCCGCAGCGTTGA
- the ilvA gene encoding threonine ammonia-lyase has protein sequence MVSLQDIEAARAGLRGITVVTPLLSSDRLSDEVGSRVFIKAENTQRAGSFKLRGAYTKMASLTPEQRRRGLIAHSAGNHAQGVALAAQLLDAPATVVMPEYAPLAKVAATKRYGARVILHGKSFDDAGAHAQALCEEHRYTYVHAFDDRLVIAGQGTVGLEILDALPDVGTIVVPIGGGGLISGIATVVRALKPATRIVGVQAEGCPSIRLSLAAGKPVVVPEARTIADGIAVKKPGGWTLPIIRDLVDEVITVDEDEIARGIVYALQNIRLVAEGAGAVGIAALLTEKVRARDDEPICVVLSGGNIDANFLARVIEQVLVKQGRYIVLHTSVPDRPGNLSRMLDVVADQGANVIDINHRRAAWQVPVDRTGIEMILEVRDETHGLAVVESLEQAGYCIERVGAGEYPS, from the coding sequence GTGGTTAGTTTACAGGATATTGAGGCGGCGCGGGCAGGCTTGCGCGGCATCACCGTTGTCACGCCGCTGCTGTCGAGCGATCGGCTCAGCGACGAGGTGGGCAGCCGCGTATTCATCAAAGCCGAGAACACACAGCGCGCGGGATCGTTCAAGCTGCGCGGCGCGTACACGAAGATGGCATCGCTCACGCCTGAGCAGCGGCGGCGCGGCCTGATCGCGCACTCCGCCGGAAATCACGCGCAGGGCGTCGCGCTGGCCGCGCAGCTCCTCGATGCTCCGGCGACCGTGGTGATGCCGGAGTACGCGCCGCTGGCGAAGGTTGCCGCCACCAAGCGCTACGGCGCGCGGGTCATCCTGCACGGCAAATCCTTCGACGACGCGGGCGCGCATGCCCAGGCCCTGTGCGAGGAACACCGCTATACCTACGTCCATGCCTTCGACGATCGGCTGGTGATCGCCGGCCAGGGCACGGTCGGCCTGGAGATCCTGGATGCGCTGCCGGATGTCGGGACGATTGTCGTGCCGATCGGCGGCGGCGGCCTGATCAGCGGGATTGCAACGGTGGTGCGCGCGCTCAAGCCCGCGACACGTATCGTCGGCGTGCAGGCGGAGGGCTGCCCATCGATCCGGCTGTCGCTGGCGGCGGGCAAACCGGTGGTCGTGCCCGAAGCGCGCACGATCGCGGATGGGATCGCCGTGAAGAAGCCGGGCGGCTGGACGCTGCCGATCATCCGCGATCTGGTCGACGAGGTGATCACCGTTGACGAGGACGAGATCGCGCGGGGCATTGTCTATGCGCTGCAAAACATCCGGCTGGTAGCCGAAGGCGCGGGCGCGGTGGGCATTGCCGCGCTGCTGACCGAGAAAGTTCGCGCACGTGACGACGAGCCTATCTGCGTGGTCCTCTCCGGCGGCAACATCGACGCCAACTTCCTGGCGCGCGTGATCGAGCAGGTGCTGGTCAAGCAGGGCCGCTACATCGTGCTGCATACCTCGGTGCCGGATCGACCGGGCAACCTATCGCGGATGCTGGATGTGGTCGCCGACCAGGGCGCGAACGTGATCGACATCAATCATCGGCGCGCGGCATGGCAGGTGCCCGTCGATCGCACCGGCATCGAGATGATTCTGGAAGTCCGCGATGAGACGCACGGGCTGGCGGTGGTCGAGAGCCTGGAGCAGGCAGGCTACTGCATCGAGCGGGTGGGCGCGGGCGAGTATCCGAGCTAA
- a CDS encoding YciI family protein, which translates to MNYYVYILTIIVERSAYEVHLPAHLDYLRQLDAAGTLVLSGPFTDRRGGMVMIRAESEAAARAVAEADPLVAQGVDTYELRGWRLTGGDLQRLQLETA; encoded by the coding sequence ATGAACTACTACGTCTACATTCTGACAATCATAGTCGAGCGCAGCGCCTACGAGGTCCACCTGCCCGCGCACCTTGACTATTTGCGGCAGCTCGACGCCGCTGGGACGCTGGTGCTCTCCGGGCCATTCACCGACCGGCGCGGCGGGATGGTCATGATTCGGGCTGAGTCGGAGGCGGCAGCGCGCGCGGTGGCCGAGGCCGATCCGCTGGTTGCGCAGGGCGTCGATACCTATGAGCTGCGCGGGTGGCGGCTTACCGGCGGCGATCTCCAACGTCTTCAGCTTGAGACGGCGTAG
- a CDS encoding HAD family hydrolase, with the protein MNHRSDQGDRRGGARIRLIATDIDGTLLDSENQVPPAHQRALAAALERGVLLALATARKRTSTYAIAEQLGIPCACIAHNGARMWDWDGHELRHLVVELDLAREIARFADRLSIPLILTVDEMNYYSPAYPFNAVLRGADDRQVASSLDALSAPPTRIIATGREGVDLLCDAFGSARDSIVVHRYYSREGSIVSAVLTHPRATKEDALAELTQRIGVQPSEVLALGDAEADAGMLRWAGVGVAMGNAMPEARAAATWVAPTHDEAGLAAAIERFVLTPE; encoded by the coding sequence GTGAATCATAGATCAGACCAGGGCGATCGGCGTGGAGGCGCGCGCATTCGGCTGATCGCGACCGACATCGACGGGACACTGCTCGACAGCGAGAATCAGGTGCCGCCTGCTCATCAGCGGGCGCTGGCTGCGGCGCTGGAGCGGGGCGTGCTGCTGGCGCTGGCAACGGCGCGCAAGCGCACTTCGACGTATGCTATCGCGGAGCAGCTTGGCATCCCATGTGCATGCATTGCGCATAACGGCGCGCGGATGTGGGATTGGGACGGTCACGAGCTGCGGCATCTGGTGGTCGAGCTGGATCTGGCGCGAGAGATCGCGCGCTTCGCCGATCGCCTGAGCATTCCGCTGATTCTGACCGTCGACGAGATGAACTACTACAGCCCGGCGTATCCGTTCAATGCTGTGCTGCGTGGCGCGGACGATCGGCAGGTTGCCTCTAGCCTGGATGCGTTGAGCGCGCCGCCGACTCGGATCATCGCCACCGGCAGGGAAGGCGTCGATCTGCTCTGTGATGCGTTTGGCTCAGCGCGCGACTCGATCGTGGTGCATCGCTACTACAGCCGCGAAGGCTCGATTGTCTCGGCGGTGCTGACGCATCCGCGCGCCACGAAAGAGGATGCGCTGGCGGAGCTGACGCAGCGGATCGGCGTACAGCCTTCGGAGGTGCTGGCGCTTGGCGATGCCGAGGCCGACGCGGGGATGCTGCGCTGGGCCGGTGTCGGCGTGGCAATGGGCAACGCGATGCCGGAGGCGCGCGCCGCGGCTACCTGGGTCGCGCCGACGCACGATGAGGCGGGCCTGGCGGCGGCAATTGAGCGCTTTGTTCTGACGCCGGAATAG
- a CDS encoding phospholipid carrier-dependent glycosyltransferase, with amino-acid sequence MSTKSAPRHSRQAHEPAAVAVPSVDRLAEAGRQAWALLDTFILVLAVVSALALYFWRLDVPNRYIYDEVYHAYTAAKLAEGNADAYVWYTRVPEEDKPLKVAYEWSHPAFAKLPMQVGIKLFGDTSFGWRFASAIFGGLGIGIMYALGRTLFNRTIGLYGVGLLLLDGMWFVQSRTSMNDVFLVCFLMLAYLAFAFYLSTPTLKRWRFLWLTGIALGFALATKWSALYSFGLLGLIAAMREARLCLFNPDPEFQRSNKLVVGALGTLAGAWLIVPFAIYLGSYIQFFSMGHTWAEWRELQWQMWWYHSNLKATHSWASRWWTWPLMIRPVWYYVDYQEQTIANIFTMGNPFIWWLFLPAIVFAAVEWRDGRFRSIGLGLVLLGFLGQWLPWLFSPRISFMYHMLPSVPFGILAIAYALYSIQTRSQRLIVWGYLAIVLIGFVYFYPHYAAWPISKEYAEQHYWLPTWKPR; translated from the coding sequence ATGTCCACAAAAAGCGCGCCGAGGCACAGTCGGCAAGCTCACGAGCCCGCAGCCGTCGCTGTGCCAAGCGTCGATCGCCTGGCCGAAGCGGGGCGGCAAGCCTGGGCCTTGCTCGATACGTTCATCCTGGTCCTGGCGGTCGTGTCTGCGCTGGCGCTCTACTTCTGGCGGCTCGACGTGCCCAATCGCTACATCTACGACGAGGTATATCATGCCTACACGGCGGCGAAGCTCGCCGAGGGCAACGCCGACGCCTATGTGTGGTACACCAGAGTGCCCGAAGAGGACAAGCCGCTCAAAGTCGCCTACGAGTGGTCGCATCCGGCCTTCGCGAAGCTGCCGATGCAGGTCGGCATCAAGCTGTTTGGCGATACCTCATTTGGCTGGCGCTTTGCCAGCGCGATCTTTGGCGGGCTCGGCATCGGCATCATGTATGCCTTAGGCCGAACGCTCTTCAACCGCACGATCGGGCTGTACGGCGTCGGGCTGCTGCTGCTGGACGGCATGTGGTTCGTCCAGTCGCGCACGTCGATGAACGACGTGTTTCTGGTCTGCTTTTTGATGCTGGCCTATCTGGCGTTCGCCTTCTACCTCAGCACGCCGACGCTCAAACGCTGGCGCTTTCTGTGGCTCACGGGCATCGCGCTCGGCTTCGCGCTGGCGACCAAATGGTCGGCGCTGTACTCGTTCGGCCTGCTGGGCCTGATCGCGGCGATGCGCGAGGCCCGGCTGTGCCTCTTCAATCCCGATCCTGAATTCCAGCGCTCTAATAAGCTGGTCGTAGGGGCGCTGGGAACGCTGGCGGGCGCGTGGCTGATCGTGCCGTTCGCAATCTACCTGGGCAGCTACATCCAGTTCTTCAGCATGGGCCATACCTGGGCCGAGTGGCGCGAGCTGCAATGGCAGATGTGGTGGTATCACTCGAATCTGAAGGCCACGCATAGCTGGGCCTCGCGCTGGTGGACCTGGCCGCTGATGATCCGCCCGGTGTGGTACTACGTCGACTACCAGGAGCAGACGATCGCCAATATCTTCACGATGGGCAATCCCTTCATCTGGTGGCTGTTCTTACCGGCGATCGTCTTTGCGGCGGTAGAGTGGCGCGATGGGCGCTTCCGCTCGATCGGGCTGGGCCTGGTGCTGCTTGGCTTCCTGGGCCAATGGCTGCCGTGGCTCTTCTCGCCGCGTATCTCTTTCATGTATCATATGCTGCCGAGCGTTCCCTTCGGCATCCTCGCGATTGCCTACGCGCTCTATTCTATCCAGACGCGGTCGCAGCGGCTAATAGTCTGGGGCTACCTCGCGATCGTGCTGATCGGCTTTGTGTATTTCTATCCGCACTATGCCGCCTGGCCGATCTCCAAGGAGTATGCCGAGCAGCATTACTGGCTGCCAACCTGGAAGCCGCGCTAG
- a CDS encoding metallophosphoesterase, producing MSDEVVPLIYHPAARQRFHDVDLVLGCGDLPPSYLDYIVSVLDVPCFYVPGNHDGEPEYTDYGKTLFKPPGGVNIDGRVVRHDGLALAGLGGSIWYNGGKHQYTQSMMTARVYALVPRILWYRRSNGYGMDILITHSPPAGIHDATGAHVGFKALRWLIERFPPRYHIHGHVHRNYRMSAAFETQVGSTIVINTAGYRVLTIERLASVRRAGYNQP from the coding sequence GTGAGCGATGAGGTCGTGCCGCTGATCTACCATCCGGCGGCGCGCCAGCGTTTTCATGATGTCGATCTGGTCTTGGGCTGCGGCGATCTGCCGCCGTCATATCTGGACTATATCGTCTCGGTGCTGGACGTGCCATGCTTTTACGTTCCGGGCAACCACGACGGCGAGCCGGAATATACCGATTACGGTAAGACGCTGTTCAAGCCGCCCGGCGGCGTCAACATCGACGGGCGCGTGGTGCGCCATGATGGTCTGGCTCTTGCCGGGCTAGGCGGCTCGATCTGGTACAACGGCGGCAAGCACCAGTACACTCAATCGATGATGACGGCGCGGGTCTATGCGCTCGTGCCGCGCATTCTCTGGTATCGCCGGAGCAACGGCTATGGGATGGATATCTTGATCACGCACTCGCCACCGGCGGGCATCCACGACGCCACCGGCGCGCATGTGGGCTTCAAAGCGCTGCGCTGGCTGATCGAGCGCTTTCCGCCGCGCTACCATATTCACGGCCATGTGCATCGCAACTATCGCATGAGCGCAGCCTTTGAGACGCAAGTAGGTAGTACGATCGTCATCAACACGGCGGGCTATCGGGTTTTAACCATCGAACGCCTTGCATCTGTGCGACGGGCCGGGTACAATCAGCCGTGA
- a CDS encoding type II toxin-antitoxin system death-on-curing family toxin has protein sequence MRYLTLNEILFLHQQLIEQLGGSEGVHDLNALESALAQPRMSFGGEDLYPTLEEKAVALGFSLIKNHPFIDGNKRTAHAAMETFLVLNGNEIDAPVEEQEQVILQVAANQLDRDTFTAWLHAHSIKKSSS, from the coding sequence ATGCGCTACCTGACGCTCAACGAAATCCTTTTTCTGCATCAGCAACTTATTGAGCAGTTAGGTGGGAGTGAAGGCGTGCATGATCTCAACGCCCTTGAGTCTGCGCTTGCACAGCCGCGCATGAGCTTCGGCGGCGAAGATTTGTACCCGACATTAGAGGAAAAAGCGGTAGCGTTGGGCTTCTCGCTCATCAAGAATCATCCGTTTATTGATGGCAACAAGCGTACAGCACACGCGGCTATGGAAACATTTCTCGTGCTCAATGGCAACGAAATCGACGCACCAGTCGAAGAGCAAGAACAGGTTATATTACAGGTGGCAGCCAATCAACTGGATCGTGACACGTTTACAGCCTGGTTACACGCACATTCTATCAAGAAATCATCGTCATAA